The window GTGGCCCTATTTTTACGCCCGCCTGCAGAATGAACTGACCAATCACACCTACTACGGCAACGCGCCTTTTCAGTGCCAACTGGAAGGCAAGAACCTGATCGTGTCGTGGGTCCTGGGACTGCTGGCCGCTCCCTTCTCACTGGGCATCAGCCTGGTCTGGACCGCGGCCACCTGGACCCGCGCGCGTGCCGAAGCCACCCGCTTTGGCAAGGCTCGCTTTCGCTCGGACGTGACCTTCGTCGGTTTGTTCAGGGTCTGGTTGATCAACATGGTGCTGGCCACCCTGACCGTCGGCCTCGCCATGCCCTGGAACATCGTGCGCAGCTGGCGATACCAGGCCTCGTGCCTGCGCCTGGTAGGGCCCCTGAATCTGGCCGCCATTCGCCAGGAGGCCTTGGAAGCTTCAGCGAGCGGAGATGCCTTGCTGGAATCGATGGACGTGGAACTGGACTTCGGCGCCTGAAACGCGCGGCTTTGAGGGGATGCCAATGACGAAGCAGGCCACGGCCAGCTGGGAGGCCCGTGTCTTTGACGGGGAAACGGCCAAACCCCAACCCGTTCTCCTGACCATTACCAGCCGCGGTCTGGCGCTCGAATGGCCAGACGGCAGGCAAGCCCTCTGGCCCTATCCGGAACTCGACCTGCTGCAAGGCCGATTGCCCGGCGAACACGTGCGCCTTCAGTGGCGCCGGCAGGGGCCCTCCCCGAGCGTGGTGCTCCGCGACCAGGCCTTTCTGAGTTCGCTGGAAGCCCTCGCTCCAGCCGCCCGTTTTGGCCGGCCCCACCCCGCGCGACAGCTGACACGCCACGCCCTCGCCGCGCTGGGCCTGACGTTCGGGTTGTACCTGCTGGCCTGGAGGGTGCTGCTGCCAATCCTGACGGACCGGGTGGCGGAGACGGTTCCTCGGCGCTGGGAAACGGCCCTGGGACAGGCCGTGGTGGGCGATCTGGAGCGGGAACATCCGGTTTGCCCAGTGCGTGCCAAGCAGCAGGCCCTGAATCGCTTGATGCGGCAGCTGAGCGGGGGCAGCCGCTATCCCTATCGCGTGGTGCTGGTGCATGGGGACACCGTCAATGCCCTGGCCGCCCCAGGCGGGCAGATTGTCGTCTTCGAGCGCCTGTGGAGCGCCATGCCGACCCCCGAGGCGATGCTCGGAATCCTGTCGCACGAGATGGAGCACGTGGAAAAGCGCCACACCACGAGGGCGATCATGCGGCAAATGGCAGGGCAGCTGCTACTGTCCGGTCTCACCGGGGACGCGGCAGGCTT is drawn from Candidatus Sericytochromatia bacterium and contains these coding sequences:
- a CDS encoding M48 family metallopeptidase, which encodes MTKQATASWEARVFDGETAKPQPVLLTITSRGLALEWPDGRQALWPYPELDLLQGRLPGEHVRLQWRRQGPSPSVVLRDQAFLSSLEALAPAARFGRPHPARQLTRHALAALGLTFGLYLLAWRVLLPILTDRVAETVPRRWETALGQAVVGDLEREHPVCPVRAKQQALNRLMRQLSGGSRYPYRVVLVHGDTVNALAAPGGQIVVFERLWSAMPTPEAMLGILSHEMEHVEKRHTTRAIMRQMAGQLLLSGLTGDAAGFGQLVGLSQSLDQLAHSRAAEQEADQAGAQRLAASGVDPNSLRLALAALSQEESVRRGESASLRLLSSHPELADRMRQLDARWRGHRPARVPALYDAHAWQRLRVACTGH